In Thermothelomyces thermophilus ATCC 42464 chromosome 4, complete sequence, a single genomic region encodes these proteins:
- a CDS encoding glycoside hydrolase family 7 protein (CAZy_ID 267812) — MGRGAAFLGLASLLVGAAKAQTPGEGEEVHPQITTYRCTKADGCEEKTNYIVLDALSHPVHQVDNPYNCGDWGQKPNETACPDLESCARNCIMDPVSDYGRHGVSTDGTSLRLKQLVGGNVVSPRVYLLDETKERYEMLKLTGNEFTFDVDATKLPCGMNSALYLSEMDATGARSELNPGGATFGTGYCDAQCYVTPFINGLGNIEGKGACCNEMDIWEANARAQHIAPHPCSKAGPYLCEGAECEFDGVCDKNGCAWNPYRVNVTDYYGEGAEFRVDTTRPFSVVTQFRAGGDAGGGKLESIYRLFVQDGRVIESYVVDKPGLPPTDRMTDEFCAATGAARFTELGAMEAMGDALTRGMVLALSIWWSEGDNMNWLDSGEAGPCDPDEGNPSNIIRVQPDPEVVFSNLRWGEIGSTYESAVDGPVGKGKGKGKGKAPAGDGNGKEKSNGKRFRRF, encoded by the exons ATGGGTCGCGGCGCTGCTTTCCTAGGCCTCGCCTCGCTCCTCGTGGGCGCGGCCAAGGCCCAGACGcccggcgagggcgaggaggtgCACCCGCAGATCACGACGTACCGCTGCACCAAGGCGGACGGGTGCGAGGAGAAGACCAACTACATCGTGCTGGACGCCCTATCGCACCCGGTCCACCAGGTCGACAACCCGTACAACTGCGGCGACTGGGGCCAGAAGCCCAACGAGACGGCCTGCCCGGACCTCGAGTCGTGCGCCAGGAACTGCATCATGGACCCGGTCTCGGACTACGGCCGGCACGGGGTCTCGACCGACGGCACCTCGCTGCGCCTCAAGCAGCTAGTCGGCGGCAACGTCGTCAGCCCGCGCGTCTACCTGCTCGACGAGACCAAGGAGCGCTACGAGATGCTCAAGCTGACCGGCAACGAGTTCACCTTTGACGTCGACGCCACCAAGCTGCCCTGCGGCATGAACAGCGCCCTCTACCTCTCCGAGATGGACGCCACCGGCGCCCGGAGCGAGCTCAACCCGGGCGGCGCCACCTTTGGCACCGGCTACTGCGACGCCCAGTGCTACGTCACCCCCTTCATCAACGGCCTC GGCAACATCGAGGGCAAGGGCGCGTGCTGCAACGAGATGGATATCTGGGAGGCCAACGCGCGGGCGCAGCACATCGCGCCGCACCCGTGCAGCAAGGCGGGGCCGTACCTGTGCGAGGGCGCCGAGTGCGAGTTCGACGGCGTGTGCGACAAGAACGGCTGCGCCTGGAACCCGTACCGGGTCAACGTGACGGACTACTACGGCGAGGGCGCCGAGTTCAGGGTGGACACGACCCGGCCCTTCTCGGTCGTCACGCAGTtccgcgccggcggcgacgcggGGGGCGGCAAGCTCGAGAGCATCTACCGGCTCTTCGTCCAGGACGGCAGGGTGATCGAGTCGTACGTCGTCGACAAGCCCGGCCTGCCCCCGACGGACCGCATGACGGACGAGTTCTGCGCCGCCACCGGCGCCGCCCGCTTCACGGAGCTCGGCGCCATGGAGGCCATGGGCGACGCCCTGACGCGCGGCATGGTCCTCGCCCTCAGCATCTGGTGGAGCGAGGGCGACAACATGAACTGGCTCGACTCGGGCGAGGCCGGCCCCTGCGACCCGGACGAGGGCAACCCGTCCAACATCATCCGCGTCCAGCCCGACCCGGAGGTCGTCTTCAGCAACCTGCGCTGGGGCGAGATCGGCTCAACCTACGAGTCCGCCGTCGACGGGCCCGtcggcaagggcaagggcaagggcaagggcaaggctCCCGCCGGCGACGGCAACGGGAAGGAGAAGAGCAATGGCAAGCGCTTCAGGAGGTTCTGA